The segment GCCATTGATGCAAGATCAAAATCTTCGACAGCCCGCTCACAATTTGGGCATACCTTCGCATTTTCTGGCAAAGCATACGAGCAGTAGACGCAGAATTCCTGTTCTTCGATTATCTTGTCAGCTAGAGCTTTATCCCAATGTCCATACTCAAGAGCCTGAATGATATGCTCTCTAGTTATTACACCTTGGAAGAAATCATGCTCTGTCAATCTCTTGAAAACATTTACCAATATAGAGGACAAATCGGGCTCTACAGGGATTGGAAGCCTTTTCGTCAGTAGCTTCTTAATCCATGGGGCGCCCCGTTTGAAGGCAAGGGCGGCTGTTCTGAGAAACTCGGGAACAAAGAAATTGCTGTAGGTTTCTTCGGAAAAGGCAATATTAGGTGCTAGGGTCATTCCTATTCCCGTCGAAAATAGCCAATAGTCCGGAGAGATGATGATTCCATGAGCCTTATTCCCGGCATATGGAAGTTTTTCTGGTTCCATAAGGAATTCATTGAGTACACGCAGAGCTGGTAATGCAAATTTATGGAATGTTGCTGGAAAATAGATAAATTGTGCCTGATTAATCGCTGACTTCAATAACGCTCCCGGATCAATAACTGCAGGAAAATCCAAGGGGAAATTGTCGAGTCTGTCCTTCCAATCTTTTCTCCGAGCCTTGATTGTGACTCCCAGAATCTCATTCGCGATTTTGCGCATGGAATTCCGAGTTTCTTCTGTCAATTCAAGGGTCTGATTATTGGCAACCATTCTCAGTTTGTAATAGCTATTCTTGACAGCTTTCAATCGTTTTCTTGCGTTTTCAACTCTGCGAGTGTACTTCCTCTCCAATTCTTCTGGAGAAGAAGCTTCAAGGTTATGTATTACTCTAACGCAACCTTCAAAATCTGAATCAATAAGAGAAAGTTGCTCTTGGGCAATATAGAGTGGCGGTACATCCACATCCGCAGCTGTTAGTACATCGAGAAGTCTGCTAGTGTAATCGTATTGATCTGTCGCATCTCGCGTTTGTTCGTTCACTGTACTCCATAATTTGATCCATTTCCCTATTTGATTGACTTTCTTCTTGGGAGTTCCTGCATCTAACAATACGGATTGAAGACTAAGCAGAAATTCTTGGAAATCGCGATTGTTTCCCTGGTCCAAAATTCTCCGATTTATGTTGACGCCAACAATATCGATAATGGAATCGAACGGAGGACCGTATAGCTTGAGCAAGGGCCCAATCTCATAGTTTTCGAACCCAAGATTTTCTGAGATTATATTGCCTATAGTATACCTTAGAATAGAATGGGCAGCAGTGTTCGAGGTGATTTTGGATACTGTCTCATCATGCATGTTATCTATGAAGCTCAGAAGATTATCGCTTGGGATTTTTCTTTTTTGATAAAGATAGAAAATCTCCAAAACTGTTTGCTCATTGAATGCAATACAAGGAAAAGAGGTTATGCCTTTTTTTCGGCAATACTCGAAAATATCCGGGGCTATGTCATACTCATAGAACGATTCATATTCGCCTTCCTTGATTTCCAGCAAAGATGAGATAATCTCTCCTTTTGCAGTATCATCAAGCCGATGCATGTTGATAAGAAACTCTACCATCTCGTATCGCTTCTCGAATGAAACCTCATCCAGATTTTCCAAGGAAACAGGTATGGATTTATGTTTGTAGCCAAGTTCAATGAAATCCGAAAAGATGCTCTCCCATGTTTCAGGATCTTCTTCAAGCACAAAAGACACGAATGAAACAGTTCGCATGATTGAATCTATAATAGGCTGATTTCCTACGCCTTGCAGCTCATACATGAATTTCTGTTTGTATTCATACGACAATCCTTGGAAGATAGTTGTAATTTCTGAAAGTAAAGAGATTGATGAAACGTGGTTTCCTGGTTGCTCTTTCAAACCTTCAATGATTCTGCAAATAAACGGAATTAATACATCGTGAAGGTACACGAGATTTTCGAGTTGTTGGATTATGTTTCCTAGCTTATCATAGTCATTTCGATTAATCTGGAGATTCCATTTCTCTTTCTCTATGATTCTTGAAAGGTTCCAACACTGTACCATGAAATCGTGGTTTACATGGTCCAAGCTAAAAGAATTAGATTCTATAGCATCTAGGACTAAAGATGTAAGTCTGGCAAGAAAAAGGGTGTGGTCGACATTTGCCAACAGCTGACAGAATCCTATTAGAAGCTGCTCTTCATCCTTCTCAAATTTTTCTGGAAAGACCTCATCTACTAGCTGCTCTAGTGCGTCAGCGGGATCATCTTTTCGTTTTGACTTCACATAGGATCGGTGAAGTGCGAAAAGGTTCCATAGAGGGGAACCTATTATCGGGGAGTACTCCTCAACCCCTTCTTGCTGGGCAACATGCTTGATAGTGTTCCTGATTTCAGCCTCCTTTCTTTTTTGCATCATAGGGAGATACACTTTCAGGTAGAAAACAACAGCAAACAAGGCCGCTATAAGTGAAATCAATGCGATAATCAGGTTGGAACCTATTCCATTTAGAAAGGGAATCTGAATCGTAAGTGGGAATCCAACAGCATATTTCCAGAGCAACGAAGTAGAAGCAATGAACCTGCCCATGAAATAGCTTGGTAAAATAGGAATGGAAATAATCGGTATCAACACCCTCCACCAGGACAAGAAATGTGAAACGTAAACAAAAAATGCCATGAATAGTAGAAAACCCCTCATCATAATGGGAACTCCCGCATCCGGATGTTGAATCTCGTTAGAGTTAATATTTCTTACTACACTTTGGCTTAGAATGGGGCATACCAACTTCAAGTCTGTCTCTCGAGCCTCCAAAACCTATTTCTTGGGAAACATCACCACTCTATTTCCTGAGAGGTCCAATTTGAAGAAACTCACACCTATGCAGAGACAGTATCTGGAGCTCAAAAGACAACACCAAGACTGTTTGCTATTATTCAGGCTGGGCGACTTTTACGAACTCTTCAACGCTGATGCCGAAATCGCCTCAGAAATCCTAGACATTGTCCTGACATCCCGAGGTGAAGGTGTAGATAGTTGGCCAATGTGTGGTGTCCCACATCACTCAGTAGAGCAGTACATAGCAGAGCTGCTTGAAGCCGGGCATACCGTCGCCCTAGCAGATCAAGTAGAGGATTCTTCAGAAGCAAAAGGACTGGTCCGAAGAGAGGTGGTACGAGTAATCACTCCAGGTACCGTGCTGGAGAGCTCGATGCTTGAGAGTAGTGCAAACAACTACTTGACCGCCATGGTTGTCCACGAGGGAATGATAGGGCTTGCCGCAGTTGATATATCTACAGGAGAGTTCATAGCAACCGAGTTTGAAGCTGAACCTGATAGTGAGGAGGTCATGAGTGAGCTCGCTAGGTTGAATCCGTCTGAGCTTCTGTTGCCTGAGTCCATGGCCGGTGACAAGATTATCAAGGATTTGCGAGAGGACGTAAAGAAGGTAGATTTCAGAGAGGATTTGGAGTTCTCGGCCAGAACAGCAGAGCGGGCCGTCAAGGAGCAATTTGGTGTAACAACTCTTGACGGATATGGCCTCGCTGACAAGCCCGTTGCACTCGGAGCTGCCGGTGCTATCCTGGCGTATCTCTCCGAGGTACATAGAGGACAGAAGGCGACCTTGACCGGAATCAGCACATACTCTATTCAGGACCATATGACAATTGATGCGATTACCCAGCGCAATCTTGAACTAGTCAAGAATGCTAGAGATGGGTCTACCCGCGGCACCCTTCTTTCCGTCCTTTCTGAAACAAGTACTCCCATGGGTCGAAGAAAACTCAAACAGTGGATGCTTCAACCCCTCATGGACAGTAGCAGTATCAATGAGCGACTTGATGCGGTTGAAGAAATTGCGAGATCTGCACTGGTCAGAAAGAATATTGCTGAGAAGCTCGACAAGACTGGAGATTTCGAGCGTCTTGTGAGCAGGATTGCATTTGGTACAGCCAATGCCCGAGACTTGGTCTCTTTGAGAACTGTTCTTGCCAAGATTCCCGAAATACGGGAGATTCTCCAGAGCTGTGATTGTTCTATTCTGCAATCAGCTGCTGACTCCATTGATGCACTTGAGGATTTGAGAAACACGTTGAAAGAAGCAGTTGTTGATGATCCACCTGCCACTGTGAAAGAAGGAGGAATAATCAAAGAGGGCTACGATGAGCAACTAGACTCCATGAAATCAGAGATAGCGGCAGACAAGGAATGGATCAGATCTTTGCAGGGTAAGGAGCGAAAAAGAACCGGAATAAAATCGTTGAAAGTTGGTTACAATAAGGTGTTTGGATATTATTTGGAGGTTACCAATGCCAATACTGACAAGGTTCCACCCGAGTATGAACGGAAACAAACACTAACCAATTCGGAGCGATATATCACTCCAGAGCTAAAAGAGAAGGAAGCCACTGTTCTTGCTGGAGAGGAGAAAATCAATCAGCTGGAATACGAGCTTTATGAGGATCTGAGAACAAAAGTGAAAAAACTGGTCGAGCCACTACGAAGGAATTCACAGGCTATTGCCCTTGCAGATGTCATTGTCTCATTAGCAGAAGTGGCAGTCAAGAGAGGATACAATCGACCGAAAATAGTGGAGGACAAAACCATCCGCGTGGTTGAAGGAAGACATCCTGCAATGGAAGTGGCTCTGGGTAGAAATGAATTTGTACCAAACAGCCTATCAATGGGCGAAGACGGAACTACGCTGTTGATTGTAACAGGGCCTAACATGGGAGGGAAGAGTACTTACATGAGACAGAATGCCCTTATTGTCCTTCTTGCTCAGATGGGGTCCTTTGTTCCTGCCAAGAGAGCCACAATAGGACTGGTCGATAGAATCTTCACAAGGGTGGGCGCTTTTGACGACTTAACAGCCAGCCAATCCACGTTCATGGTGGAGATGATCGAAACCGCGAATATCCTCAACAATGCCACCGAACGGAGCCTCGTTATTCTCGACGAAGTTGGTCGCGGTACAAGTACCTATGACGGTATGGCTCTTGCATGGGCAGTAGCTGAAGAGATTGCCAAGATGAAGACACGAACACTCTTTGCCACTCATTATCATCATCTGACTCAGATGGCTGAAGACTATCATGGTATCAAAAACGTACATACCCTAGCAAAAGAAGCGGGCGACGATATTGTTTTTCTCTACAAGGTAGTTGGAGGGCCTACTGACGAAAGCTATGGTGTGCATGTGGCATCCTTGGCAGGAGTACCTGAGCCTGTAGTAAGCAGAGCAGCAGAAATGCTGGTAAGATTTGAGAATGAAAAACCCGTGGCAGTGACCGGAGAATCAAGCGAAGAACCTGTTGTGAAGCAGATGAGTCTCGAACCATTGACTGTGGAAGATCCGATTTTAGAAGAAATCAAGCATATGGATTTAGACAGAACAACACCCATAGATTCACTTCTTGCTCTAAGAGAATTTCAAGAAAGAATCCGTGATAGGGAATAAACCACCAACCGAGATTCTCTGTTGATTACGTGCTAAGGCTTTAATCATTCGATGGGGGTTGAGACGAATATGGCACAAAGGCATAAATTGCTCCTTATGGGAGTGGATCAAGCGATACCCTGCTTCATCAATAGATTTGTTGAAGACGGAACAATGCCCAACCTTGCAAGACTGATAGAGCGAGGAGTAAGGGGTAGAGCACTCTCGTGTTTCCCACCAGATACACCAACAAACTGGGTCACTGTGGCAACCGGTGCGAATGTCGAAAGACACGGTGCCACAAGTTTCTATCTTCACATGCCGGGAGAACCGTTTGAAGAGGGACTTAGAAAGCAAAACCGGTCAAGGAGCCAGCTGAGAAAATACGCCACAGCAGAATTCCTTTGGGATGTTGTTGACCAAGCTGGAATCCGTTCATTTGTTGTCAACTATCCAGCTGGCTGGCCAAGTGTTCTTGAGAATGGAATCATGAGTCGATTGGTATGGGAAATTCCAGATCCGCGTCCACGCATTCTATCTCCAGCCAAAATCAAGGAAGTACAGATTGAGTCAGCTCTATCGGGATTTGAAATAGTTGAAGGCGTATCTGCACGACTAATTGAAATCAATAATGAGAAGAAATATCGAATGGTCATACCCGAGAAGACAGAGAAACTGGAAGAAGGCGAATGGAGTTCATGGTTGGAATCTGAGATGAAAACAGATTCTGAAGCTATACCTTGCATTTGCAAGGCCAAATTAGAAGATATAGAAAAGGATACCGTATCAATCCTGATTGGAACCGTATACAGCCTTACCGGCTGGGCGAACCCTGATTCGTTTGGTCGGGAACTGATTCAAAACGTGATGGAGCCAGAACTCATCGCTGGAATGGACAAGGATGTCGAATACTGGTTCCAAGGTTCAACCGCAGATTATCTAGAAGAGGCTGAACAAGAAGCAAGGCTGGTGGGACGCACAGTCAAGTATGCCAAACAAAAACATGATTGGCAAGTTTGTATGTTCCATATTCATTTTCTTGATAGTGTCAATCACAAGGAACTTGCGTATCTCCACGAGGGGTCGCCTTTGTATGAAGAAGAAGCCTCTGGAACTGCACTTGAGAACGTTCGAAAGGCGTATGAACTAATCGATGACTTGCTGGGTATGCTTCTTGATTCAGTAGTTGATGATGATACAGTTGTAGCATTTCTTTCCGATCATGGGGCAATACCTGCTTGGAAAATGGCAAATATTCCAAAGGCATTAGTCGATGCTGGATTGTTATCCTACAAAGATGAGAATGGTAAAACACTAAGTGTTGATTGGAGCAAGACGAAAGCGTTTGCATATCTCGAACCGCCGTATGTTTGGGTAAATAAAGTCGGACGTGATCCGCACGGCATTGTCGAAGACGAAGAATACGATAGCGTCAGAGAGAAGATAATTGAAGCACTTGAATCGATGCGCGACCCTGAAAGTGGAAAAAGGATTGTGAAGATTGCCTTGCGACGAGAGGAGGCCGATTTTCTAGGGCAGAACAGCGACCGTGTTGGTGATGTAGTTTTTGCTCTAAATCCGCCATACGAGTTGTTCGATGGGAATGCTGAAGAACTCGATATCTCAGAAATCCAACCTGAATTCTTGGAGAGAAGTTTGGCATTTCCGGCTGCCGAATGTCTTGGTGCACATGCTTACTACTTGCCAACTACGCGCTTTGGGCCCTACAGCATAGATGTTCCACTCATATTAGCTGGTCCTGGAATCAAGAGCAATGTGGAATTTGAGAATTCCTTCAATTTGGTTGATGTTGCACCCACCTTAGCATATCTCCTGGGAGTACGAAGGCCAAAAGATTCGCAGGGAAGGATTCTGCATGAAATCCTCGAAAAATTCAACTGTAGAAGTCATTAGAAGCAAATCTTCGGGATAATTGGAAGTAGAAGGATGATACCTGATGGAGAAACTCAAAGACATTCGGATTGGCATCATCGGAGTTGGGCTGCTTGGAAACATACATAATCAAGCAATTCAGACAATCGTAAGAGGACCGTATTTCAGTGACGAGATTACTATCACATTAGAAGCTGTCTGCGATACACGGAAAGAGCATGTACTGGAATACGCAGAACAGTGGGATGTGCCCCACGCATTCACTGATTGGCATGACGTGATAGCAGCCGACCAGATCAATACAGTGTACATTGCTACGCCTACTTATTCTCATAGGGATATTTTCGTGGGTGCAGCAAATACAGGAAAGCACATCTTCGTACAGAAGCCTCTGGCATTTACAGCAGCGGATATTCAAGACATGATCGAAGCCAGAAACAGAAATGATATTCTTGTTCAGGTTGGACATAGTCTCCGAAATCATCCAGGCTTCTGGGGAGTCCGTCGTATCTGTCGTAATGAGGAATATCAAGCAAAAATGGGGCGGCTCTTCAATGTGCATTTCAGATCTGACCAAGAGAAGCCGTACACTGGTGCAGGGTTTCATCCGTCTACATGGCGACGCGACAAGAAGAAGGCACATGCAGGAACATTGTATGAGCATTCGATTCATGATTTCGACATGCTGAGATACTGGTTCGGTGATAGATACCGATTTGGTGAGGTATTTGCCAAGGCCAAGTATTTCTTCGAAGTGGACGGTATCGAAGATTCAGTAGGCGTCCTAGCTCAGATGACACACAAAGAGGGGGATACTGGTGCAACTCTGGCACTCACCGCCGTATGGCATAACATACACCGCGATGCAAGGCACATTGAGGTCTTCTGGGAAAACGCTCATCTGGAAGTGAAGTATTCGTTACTAGACTTCACCGGATTCTTGGAAGTCAAAGGGAGTGAAACTATTAAATTCAACCAGGACAAGCTTGATCAAGAATACCGAGTAGCGATTGGCTATGGGAATCCACCAGGGTTATGGTTGAAGAACTACGGCTACGAGACACTCCTCTTTCTCGAATCGCTTACCAAAGCGAGACCGCATCCACTAGTTGCGTCTCTTGAGGATTCTCAGCGTTCACATGAAATCGTTGAAGCCTGTTATGAGTCATCAAGAAGTCATCAGCCAATCAGTCTTTGAAGGTTCACTTGGCAATGCTATATCGACTCTAGTATCAGCAACGAATCATATATACGTAGGCAGGTGTGTAATTCCACCTAGAAAGGCTTGACTCAAAATGGAAGTAATAATATCCCCATCCATACTCTCAGCCGATTTCGCTCATCTTGAAGAAGACATAAGAAGAGCCGAAGCAGGGAATCCAGACTATTTCCACCTTGATATCATGGATGGTCATTTCGTGCCGAATATCTCGTATGGGCCGATTATGGCCAAAACAATGAAGAGAATAACAGATAAGCCACTAGATGCACATTTGATGATTACGAACCCTGACAAGTATATTCCGGACTTCATCGATGCAGGGGTCGAAATTATCTACCCGCAGATTGAAGTCACCTATGACATATACAGAACAGTTCAGCTGATAGTCGACCTTGGTGCAAAAGCAGGAATCACATTAAATCCAGGAACGCCGGTAGATCAAGTTATTCCCTTGCTTGATCTTATCGATTACATCATGATTATGAGCGTTTGTCCTGGCTTTAGCGGTCAAGAATTCATTGGCTCCTCCGTACCCCGAATTAGAGAACTTAGAAAGATTCTTGATGAGCATAAACCTCAGGTTAAGATAGCTGTCGACGGAGGCGTGGGGGTATCGAACATTGGTCAACTCCATGCCGCAGGAGCTGAATTCTTCATAGCTGGTTCAGCTATCTTCAAAGCAAAGCACATTGACCACGCAATCATTCAGCTTCGAGAAGCTGCAAAAACCACGTGAATTACAGCTTCCACATTTCAGAAGCTAAAATGATACTCTCGGGTCGAATGAAAAGATTTCATATGGAACCAACATTCTCTTAAACCATCTTAGTCTGTCAGTTTTTTTAGACGCAAATCTTACTGTTATCAGGAAGTGAGTACAACGGATAGAATGCTATCGCAAGGAAGAAGTATAGTCATCGAAAATGAAGGGAACCCACAAGAAGTGATGGAGAATCTTGAACATAGGAATCTTGAAGAGCTACGGATTATTGACTGTTATACGGATTCTCTAAGTCTGGATTCCTTAAGAGGTTGCGAGCAACTCATAGAGCTTGAGATAACCGGAACTAATCTGCAAACAATCGATTTCGGAGCTCTGTCGGATTGCCCTAGACTACGCAATCTGATTGTCAGCAACAACCATCTGAAAACTGTTGATTTTTCACCATTGTCGTTCTGCCAAGGCTTGGAGAAAGTTGATGTTTCTAATAATCAATTGAAAGATGTGAATCTATCCCCGTTGAAACACCCAGAGAAACTGGCAGATATCGACTTGACCAACAATCCACTGAAATCAATTGATTTGGAGCCGCTTTCGGCTAATCACCAGCTTGAGAATCTGATGATTTCTCATTGTAAACTCAGTTCCATAGATTTAGGCCCACTGAAAGGGAAATCAGAACTGAGGACACTCTATCTCAACGACAACAACATCAAAGAGATTAATCTCCAACCGCTGAGTCACTCTACTCAATTACACACACTGTCTCTTGGTAGAAATAAACTCGAAACCATAGATCTTGTGCCAATCAAACATTGTGTGAAGCTTCGAATCTTGAATCTGGCTCGAAACAGGCTCAAAAGGATAGATATTCGCCCGCTTAAGTACTGCAACTATCTTCATACACTGGCAGTAGACGAAGGAGTGGAAATCATATCTGGGAAAGTCAAGCCTCTCAAAACACGAAGAATAGATAGAGTCCATCACATAAATTCTATTGACCTGCGGTCTTCCGAATGGGTGTAACTACACACGCCTATAGCAATGCTTTTTATTGTCCGAGAGAAAAGTCGGTGCAGAAACAGCGACAGAATTCATTGTTGCTGAGATACTACCCAGACTGAAGACGGAGAGACAGCATTTGAAGTTCTTTATTGATACAGCCGATACAGAAGCAATCAGAAAGGCCCATGAACGAGGCATGGTTGACGGAGTAACAACGAACCCAACGCTTGTAGCTAGAGAAGGAAGAGATTTTCGGGAGATTGTTGATGAGATAGCCTCCTTTGTTGAAGGCCCGATAAGCCTAGAAGTCATCAGTGAAGATGCTGATGGGATGATTGAAGAGGCGCGAGAACTTGATACGTGGATAGATAATGCTGCGATCAAGATACCTATGACATGGGAAGGGCTGAAAGCTGTTCGAGTGCTTTCTAAGGAAGGCATTCATACCAACGTGACGCTATGTTTCAGTCCTAACCAAGCCCTCCTTGCTGCAAAGGCCGGGGCAACATTCGTTTCGCCTTTCATAGGGCGATTGGATGATATCGGTCACACGGGTATGGACATTGTAGTCGATATCAAGGACATCTACGATAACTATGCTTTCGATACCGAGATTATCGTGGCTAGCATTCGACATCCACATCATGTATATCGAGCAGCCCTTAGCGGGGCGGACATAGCGACCATTCCTCCCTCAGTACTTGACAAGATGGTCAACCATCCGCTTACCGATGTTGGAATTGAGAGGTTCCTTGCTGACTGGGAAAGCATGGAAGAATAGCACAAGCCGTGATTGAGATGAAAATTAAAGCTGACCTTGTTGCCGTCAATGGTAACATCATTACTATGGATCCTGAGCAACCTACTGCAACTGCCCTGGCAGTGAAGAGCTACAAGGTTCTGGCGGTAGGAAGCGATGAGATGGCGATGGATCTTGTATCCACAGCCAAGAGAGTCATAGATCTTGGAGGCAAGACGGTCGTTCCAGGTTTCATCGATGCTCATTGTCATCTCACACAAAAGGGAATCCGGTCTTCGTATGTTCATCTCCACGACGCCAACTCACCACAGGAAGTCAAAAAACGACTGAAAGCGGAAGTTCCCAGACATAAGAAAGGCGAGTGGATAAGGGGCTTTGGTTGGGATGAAAGCAACTGGGATGAGAAACGCTACCTTACTAGAAATGACCTAGATGAAATATCTAAGGAGCATCCCATAGCCATAGATCGCGTCGATCTACATCTTGCATCAGTGAATAGCATGGCACTTGAGGAACTCGATATCGATTTGGACCAAGATGGTGTCGAGAAAAACAAGAAAGGGAAACCCACGGGTGTTCTGAAGGACATAGAAGGACTCTATGATAACATCGAACCCAAGGAAGAGGATGTCTATGATGGGATTGTTGCTGGAAATAGACTTGCAAATGAAGTGGGCATTACTACCGCAGTCGATAATGCCCCTGCGGGGTACCTTCGATCACTTCGGAGAGCGGAACGCGCAAATGAACTCACAGCAAGAATGATTGTGAACCCACCTGCGACTCAAATAGATCACCTAACAGAACTAGGCATCACATCTGGTATGGGTGGAGCAATGGTTCGAATTGGTGGAGCCAAGATATTCACAGACGGATCCATAGGCGCAAGAACAGCTGCACTTTCTGAACCATATGCGGATGACAAGGACAACACCGGCAAAATGCTGATGAACAAGGAGAAATTTTCCAGCATTATTCGAAAAGCTATGGAGAATGACATTCAGACTGTTACACACGCAATCGGAGACCGAGCCATCGAGATGGTTATTTCGGCATTTGAAGAATCCAGTTATACAAGCAAAATACGAAGCCAAAGGCATAGAATTGAACATGCTGAGATGATTAGCTTGGATCAGATTCGGCGAGCGGCAAGCTTAGGTCTGATTTTGTCAATGCAGCCCAACTTCGTTGGCAGATGGCAGCAGAAGAAGGGATTGTATATGGACAGACTTGGTGAAGAACGAGTCGCGAACATGAACATGTTCAAAGCTGCCCTTGATAATGGAGCGCGATTGTGTTTTGGTTCTGATGGAATGCCTTTAGGCCCAATATACGGGATATGGTCCGCAGTGTCACATTACAATCCTAAAGTGCGACTTGATGTTGAAAAAGCACTAAGGTGTTACACAATGGAGGGAGCATATTCATCTTTTGTTGAAAACATAGTAGGTAGCCTAAAAGAGGGGAAAAGAGCAGATTTCGTAGTTCTCTCAGACAACATCCTTGAAGTACCACCCAACGAGATATGTGATATTGAAGTGGACAGGACAATACTAGGCGGAAACGTCGAATACAGTAACCCAAACACCGTTGGATGATCGGAGAAGGTGAATATCGATGGGCGAAATTCGGGTCTTAAGCGAGGATACCATTTCGCTTATTGCCGCAGGAGAGGTTATCGAAAGCCCCGCTTCGGTTGTAAAAGAGCTAATCGAGAATTCACTTGATGCACGAGCTGATAGGATAACAGTAGAAATAGAGAGGGGTGGAGTTGATAGAATTCAGGTTTCTGATAATGGTATTGGCATTCTTAGAGAAGACCTGCCCCGTTGCTTGGAGCGATATTCTACGAGTAAAATACGGAATCAGGAAGACCTGGAAGCGATATCAACATACGGATTCAGAGGAGAAGCTCTTTCAAGCATTGTTGCCGTCGCGGATGTGAATATCAAAACAAAACGTTCTGGAGAGGAATTTGCCTACGAGATTTCAGCGAATAAGAACAAAATCTCAGAAATAAAAACAACCAGTAGACCTGTTGGGACAACAGTAAATGTGAGCAATCTCTTTCAAAAAGTGCCAGCCAGGAGAAAGCATCTTGATGGAATCAGAGCCGAAAGTCGGAAAGTGACAGATGTTGTTAGACAGCACGCAATCATCAGAAATGATGTTGGATTCAAGCTGCTTAGGGATGGCAACACTATACTGGATTGTCCACCAAATCAAAGCACGAAAGATCGAGTATTATGTCTTCTCGGGTCAGATATAGCTGCAGCAAGTACCGAAGTAGAGTTTTCGGAGAATAATATCCGAATAACTGGTTTTGTAGTTCATCCACCACATTCAAGGGGAAATAGGGGTAGAGAATACATATCAGTAAGGCGGAGACCAGTCAATAGCGAGAAACTTGCTTCTGCCATCGAATCTGCCTATGGAAACCTACTGATGAAAGGCAGATATCCAATTTGTAACATAAACATAGACTTGGAACCGCATCAAGTAGACGAAAACATTCA is part of the Candidatus Thorarchaeota archaeon genome and harbors:
- the mutS gene encoding DNA mismatch repair protein MutS encodes the protein MKKLTPMQRQYLELKRQHQDCLLLFRLGDFYELFNADAEIASEILDIVLTSRGEGVDSWPMCGVPHHSVEQYIAELLEAGHTVALADQVEDSSEAKGLVRREVVRVITPGTVLESSMLESSANNYLTAMVVHEGMIGLAAVDISTGEFIATEFEAEPDSEEVMSELARLNPSELLLPESMAGDKIIKDLREDVKKVDFREDLEFSARTAERAVKEQFGVTTLDGYGLADKPVALGAAGAILAYLSEVHRGQKATLTGISTYSIQDHMTIDAITQRNLELVKNARDGSTRGTLLSVLSETSTPMGRRKLKQWMLQPLMDSSSINERLDAVEEIARSALVRKNIAEKLDKTGDFERLVSRIAFGTANARDLVSLRTVLAKIPEIREILQSCDCSILQSAADSIDALEDLRNTLKEAVVDDPPATVKEGGIIKEGYDEQLDSMKSEIAADKEWIRSLQGKERKRTGIKSLKVGYNKVFGYYLEVTNANTDKVPPEYERKQTLTNSERYITPELKEKEATVLAGEEKINQLEYELYEDLRTKVKKLVEPLRRNSQAIALADVIVSLAEVAVKRGYNRPKIVEDKTIRVVEGRHPAMEVALGRNEFVPNSLSMGEDGTTLLIVTGPNMGGKSTYMRQNALIVLLAQMGSFVPAKRATIGLVDRIFTRVGAFDDLTASQSTFMVEMIETANILNNATERSLVILDEVGRGTSTYDGMALAWAVAEEIAKMKTRTLFATHYHHLTQMAEDYHGIKNVHTLAKEAGDDIVFLYKVVGGPTDESYGVHVASLAGVPEPVVSRAAEMLVRFENEKPVAVTGESSEEPVVKQMSLEPLTVEDPILEEIKHMDLDRTTPIDSLLALREFQERIRDRE
- a CDS encoding alkaline phosphatase family protein, whose protein sequence is MAQRHKLLLMGVDQAIPCFINRFVEDGTMPNLARLIERGVRGRALSCFPPDTPTNWVTVATGANVERHGATSFYLHMPGEPFEEGLRKQNRSRSQLRKYATAEFLWDVVDQAGIRSFVVNYPAGWPSVLENGIMSRLVWEIPDPRPRILSPAKIKEVQIESALSGFEIVEGVSARLIEINNEKKYRMVIPEKTEKLEEGEWSSWLESEMKTDSEAIPCICKAKLEDIEKDTVSILIGTVYSLTGWANPDSFGRELIQNVMEPELIAGMDKDVEYWFQGSTADYLEEAEQEARLVGRTVKYAKQKHDWQVCMFHIHFLDSVNHKELAYLHEGSPLYEEEASGTALENVRKAYELIDDLLGMLLDSVVDDDTVVAFLSDHGAIPAWKMANIPKALVDAGLLSYKDENGKTLSVDWSKTKAFAYLEPPYVWVNKVGRDPHGIVEDEEYDSVREKIIEALESMRDPESGKRIVKIALRREEADFLGQNSDRVGDVVFALNPPYELFDGNAEELDISEIQPEFLERSLAFPAAECLGAHAYYLPTTRFGPYSIDVPLILAGPGIKSNVEFENSFNLVDVAPTLAYLLGVRRPKDSQGRILHEILEKFNCRSH
- a CDS encoding Gfo/Idh/MocA family oxidoreductase, producing MEKLKDIRIGIIGVGLLGNIHNQAIQTIVRGPYFSDEITITLEAVCDTRKEHVLEYAEQWDVPHAFTDWHDVIAADQINTVYIATPTYSHRDIFVGAANTGKHIFVQKPLAFTAADIQDMIEARNRNDILVQVGHSLRNHPGFWGVRRICRNEEYQAKMGRLFNVHFRSDQEKPYTGAGFHPSTWRRDKKKAHAGTLYEHSIHDFDMLRYWFGDRYRFGEVFAKAKYFFEVDGIEDSVGVLAQMTHKEGDTGATLALTAVWHNIHRDARHIEVFWENAHLEVKYSLLDFTGFLEVKGSETIKFNQDKLDQEYRVAIGYGNPPGLWLKNYGYETLLFLESLTKARPHPLVASLEDSQRSHEIVEACYESSRSHQPISL
- the rpe gene encoding ribulose-phosphate 3-epimerase gives rise to the protein MEVIISPSILSADFAHLEEDIRRAEAGNPDYFHLDIMDGHFVPNISYGPIMAKTMKRITDKPLDAHLMITNPDKYIPDFIDAGVEIIYPQIEVTYDIYRTVQLIVDLGAKAGITLNPGTPVDQVIPLLDLIDYIMIMSVCPGFSGQEFIGSSVPRIRELRKILDEHKPQVKIAVDGGVGVSNIGQLHAAGAEFFIAGSAIFKAKHIDHAIIQLREAAKTT